One part of the Bacillota bacterium genome encodes these proteins:
- a CDS encoding tripartite tricarboxylate transporter substrate binding protein has translation MVSRNRTTVLWLAVVLLAVFASGCSSNASQSKGEAWKPTKPLTIVVPSKPGGGHDTTARIFAQFASKYAGQPVNILNEDQGAGVVAYTKVLQAPPDGYTIGQMAISLVTDQYLVPGVQYKYDSFRPICQIAADPNCLVVKKGGPYDKALDEFIAFAKQNPQKIRIGVSGNWTNHDYVREQIEMATGVKFQRVSVKGGAQIVMSILAGDLDAGVPYPSEIAGQVDSGQLKVLAHSGLQRLAAWPDVPTFTEKGIAVDLSVWRILAVPRGTPDNIAKGLYDIFEKAMNDPDLKKAYKDAGIGYVFKGPDATNELIKASHETYKKIIDRAGLMKK, from the coding sequence ATGGTTAGCCGTAACCGAACTACAGTATTGTGGCTTGCCGTCGTACTTCTGGCCGTGTTTGCATCGGGTTGCTCGTCGAACGCTTCTCAGTCAAAGGGAGAAGCCTGGAAACCCACGAAACCTCTGACGATAGTAGTCCCATCGAAGCCGGGCGGGGGACACGACACTACCGCAAGGATATTTGCCCAGTTCGCCAGCAAGTACGCAGGTCAACCGGTCAATATCCTCAATGAGGATCAGGGAGCAGGTGTTGTGGCCTACACCAAAGTGCTCCAGGCCCCACCCGACGGCTATACTATCGGGCAGATGGCGATTTCCCTGGTCACCGACCAGTACCTCGTTCCAGGTGTGCAATACAAGTACGATTCGTTCAGGCCGATTTGTCAAATCGCCGCGGACCCCAACTGCCTCGTCGTAAAGAAGGGTGGCCCGTACGACAAGGCGCTCGATGAGTTCATCGCTTTCGCCAAGCAGAACCCCCAAAAAATCAGGATCGGCGTTTCAGGTAACTGGACCAACCACGACTACGTGCGCGAGCAGATAGAGATGGCTACGGGCGTGAAGTTCCAGAGGGTATCGGTAAAAGGTGGGGCTCAGATAGTGATGAGTATTCTGGCGGGAGACCTTGACGCCGGAGTACCGTATCCGTCTGAGATTGCCGGCCAGGTCGACTCCGGTCAGCTCAAAGTCCTCGCCCACTCTGGACTGCAGCGACTGGCAGCGTGGCCGGATGTACCAACCTTCACTGAGAAAGGCATCGCCGTTGACCTCAGTGTCTGGAGGATCCTGGCTGTCCCGCGCGGCACCCCCGACAATATCGCGAAGGGGCTATATGACATCTTCGAAAAAGCCATGAACGATCCGGATCTTAAAAAAGCTTACAAAGATGCAGGCATAGGCTACGTATTCAAGGGGCCTGATGCAACGAACGAGTTGATCAAGGCATCTCATGAGACGTACAAGAAGATCATTGATCGGGCTGGTCTCATGAAGAAATAG